The genomic interval aaaataatttatcatgtAAAAAGAGATTTCACATTGAATAAATAGTCCATCGAATTTATACTTTCttcctccctttttctttatttaaaataatactttataaaaaaacatttaaattcttatttttcctaattttttatattaaaaaacattaagcgtgtatattattattataagaaCGAGACTTAGACATTGGGAATAGAAAATATTATGATTAAAGAAAAGGGgttttgataataaaaataaaattaattaattcaaagTCCTATCATTCTGTCTGTTTTCTAGTTGTTTGTTAAAATGCGCACAATCCCCCGGTATAACGCAAAACACTCAACCAATCCCCACCAACCTTCAGCGCTCCGTCTCTTTTCCCACTCCACCGTCCCGTTTCCGTTTCTCTCTCTTCGATTAGCCGACAAAGTTCACAGAATCAAAGAACATCCAcgctttaaaaaaaataaattaaaattaaattaaattatttttattttatataaaaaaaattttaaaaatatcaaacGACGAATTCTCACTTAAAGTGTCTGCTCCGTTGCCGTACTCActaatttctctctctctctctctctctcagtcTCTCAATCACTCTCTTAGCTTTGATTCCTGTCTATAGGAGCTAGAAAGCTAGTGCTTGCTTGGCTTTTTACTGTAATGTGAAACCCTAGCTAAGCATTTTTGGTTAGGGCGGGGTGTTCGTTTTTTTTTAGGTGGTGGTTGGTTTCGACGAGATCCGGAGGGAGGGAGGGGGGGGATAAGGCTGCGTTTTTGTTAGGGGGTGGGGGTGGGGGTGGGGGAGTGAAATGGGGAATTGTTGTAGATCTCCAGCGGCTGTCGCGAGGGAGGACGTAAAATCTAACTTCTCCGCACACGATCACGCCCGTAAAGATTCCGTTTCCAAGCAGAAGCCGCCGATCACGGTGCTGAACGGGGTTCCGAAGGAGAACATCGAGGAGAAGTACCTGGTGGATCGCGAGCTGGGACGAGGTGAGTTCGGGGTTACTTACCTTTGCATCGACCGCGGCACGCGCGAGTTGCTCGCGTGCAAGTCTATCTCGAAGAGGAAGCTGAGGACGGCCGTGGATATCGAGGATGTGAGACGGGAAGTTGCGATAATGAAGCATTTGCCGAAGAATTCGAGTATCGTGAGCTTGAAAGAAGCTTGCGAGGATGACAATGCGGTTCATTTGGTGATGGAGCTTTGTGAAGGTGGTGAACTCTTCGATAGGATCGTGGCCAGAGGACATTACACGGAGAGAGCCGCCGCGGCGGTGACGAGGACGATTGTGGAAGTGGTTCAGCTTTGTCATAAGCATGGAGTGATTCATAGAGATTTGAAGCCTGAGAATTTTTTGTTCGCTAATAAGAAAGAGAATTCGCCGTTAAAAGCTATCGATTTTGGgttatcaatatttttcaaGCCAGGTAAATTGTTCACAGTTTGAATGTATAAATAACTGAGTGCCTTTTCAAGAATGTACCATCTTTAGTTCGAATTATGAGTGATAATGCTTGGTTAGAAGTATTTAATTATGCAGCAAAGATTGTATTTTGCCAAGCTGGGTTCTGATTTTGTCACGAAAACATTTGACCCTGAAGAAAAAGTGCATGAAAGAATGATCTAAGTTTGTGGGATTGGACATGCCGATGTGGTGTACCCTGTGTGCATTTATCtgtttatttgtttgtttatgGTTTTTGTAGTGACGAAATACGCACtttggttaattttatttggctATGCCTATACTTTAAGGTAGCTTTTATGAGCTACTGTAGTAGGTCCAATCCCTTTGAAGCAATGTTACTAGGCACTTATATTGCCTGAAATGAACGAACAGAGGAATGTGGTTGCGCATGTTTCAGCCTTGCTAACAACAATTTTTCATGTACTTTGTCTGTGCTTTTACAACTTGAATCACTATTGGTTCCTTTCCTCTTATTGTGGAAGGTGGAAGCTTACTTTTTTTCTTGCAAGTCTGGTaggtttgtttttattatttgtttatgtattttctttttcattatctGTCACAGTTGAACACTTTGGAGTCttttgattttctcttttcttctcctAAAAAAGAATATTGTATATATCTTTCTCCATGGTTTAAATCTATAATACTGATTACTTACCTCAAATTGAGGATGAAACATTATAAGTTTTAGATATGGTAATTGCTGCTCTTTATCTGATTTTTaatcttcaattttttcttcatacTGATCCATTCACCAATGGCCATTGAGTTGTCAGTACAATGTTGATGCTCAGTTATGTTTGTGACAAGAATTTTCTCTTAAAGTTATCTTGCATGGTCACACTAGGGAAACTCTGAACTATAGCTTTATTGAATGGATACAAGTTTCCTGCTTCCTTTTCGTGAGCTGTCATGGGTACTGCAGTGGTTAGCCTTATAGTGGATGTGTCTCAAATAAAGTAGATTTTCCTTGCCCCCGATGAATGGTCCAATTTTTGTAATTGTTTAGTATGCTATAAAGGTTCTGTCTGCTTCAGGttttttgaagattttcaTGTTCTATAACTCAAGATGGGGCTGAGTTTGCTTGTATCAATTCTTTTAATACTTGCATTTCCAGGAAACTGGTATAGCAGGAGCCATAAGTCCAAGGTTTCATGTGCTAAAAAGTTTCTGCCTAATTATCTCTGTCTGATCAATAATTTCCCAGTTTTGTTCACAAAAACTGTGTGGTTGGGTTGGATGTGTTATGGGGACACTGGTGGGGATATGAAATAGTAAGGATGGAACATATTATGATAAGTAGGATAAGGTCTGCGTACTTAGAGTTTGACCACGTTTCCTTCTATTATGTAGattgtgtgtttttttttaatattatgttttaatgCCTATAATTTGTAAATTTCAGGTGAACGATTCTCTGAGATTGTTGGAAGTCCATATTATATGGCTCCTGAGGTGCTGAAACGAAATTATGGACCAGAAATAGACATATGGAGTGCAGGAGTCATACTCTATATTTTGTTGTGTGGGGTTCCTCCTTTTTGGGCTGGTAAGTATATTTCTGTGGAATTTCTTTGTCTGTATGCAGGTGTGTGCATATCTGTTGGATGTGCTGTTGTGCATTAAtgcatcaaaaataagttgaaTTGTTATTCCTACCTGAAGTGTGCTTTTGATGCAGAGTCTGAACAAGGTGTTGCACAGGCAATTCTTCGAGGGTTAATAGATTTCAAACGGGACCCATGGCCAAATATTTCAGAGAGTGCTAAGAGTCTAGTCAGGCAAATGTTGGAACCGGACCCAAAGCTTCGTCTCACTGCAAAGCAAGTGCTTGGTAGTAACATTTCCTCTGTGCTATGCCTAGGTGAACTTGTGTATGTTTCATGGGAGGGAGCTGGATGGGGACTGGGGGTGCGTAGGCGTGTAGTCATAGCCTTTGATGATTCTATTTGATCTTCTGATAGGCTTTTTCTACACCTTCAAATATAAGATATAAAACCTTCTTAATATCAGCTTTCCCAGTTTACTTCAAAATTGTACAAAGACCTATGTTACTAATTTGCTCCATTAAATGTTAATAACTAGTGATAGTTTGCCTAATCTGTGTGTTGCCTCTTCTCACAGAGCATCCTTGGCTCCAAAATGCTACAAAAGCTCCCAATGTTCCTCTTGGCGATGTTGTTAAGTCAAGgcttaaacaattttcaatgATGAACAGATTCAAAAGAAAAGCCCTGCGGGTTGGTTCACTAATGCTAAGAATTCTGCTAGAtcttttgtcatttctttCCTTGCTGGGGTTATCTTAAAGGTTAATTTGAATTAGGTTATTGCTGAGTTCTTATCCATTGAAGAAGTTGAAGACATCAAAGAAATGTTCAAGAAAATGGACACTGACAATGATGGCATCGTTTCAATTGAAGAGCTGAAAGCTGGATTTAGAAATTTTGGTTCGCACCTTGCAGAGTCTGAAGTGCAGATGCTTATTGAAGCTGTGAGTGTGTTTTGGTTTATACTCTGCCATGAATTAACAAGTATTATGATACTTTATTTTCCTGGTTTGTGCTAATTCTCATCAAAATAGCAgtcaaaaatctttttctttttctcagtACATATACTTTTTGTAAGTGTAGTCCTACAATATGATCATAAGAACTACTAGTTGACCAAGACTTGTTATAATTGGAGCTTATTTCAATTGGGTTGGAGTCTACCTATGTCAGATCTTTAACTAATTTACGCTGAATCATTTGGTATcagaatatatttatatatatatatatatattatgttatgCAGTTCTTTTAAAGATTCATGGATCTCTTATTGTCTTTAACTGTGATTTTGTTTATTAGTATTAACAGTAATGTCTGTGTagctttccttttttctttctcctatGAAATATGTTTGTCCAATTGATAGAGCTGCCTTGTAGAAGTTGGATATCTGATGATAGTTTACAGTAAGAATTCGAAGGAGTAGGTGGCCTTTGGCCACCAAATGTCATCACCTCCTGCAATTGTAAACATGCACAGACAAAGCTATAATAATGGGGAGGCTGAGGTTGCCTAGAATCAGTGTGACTACATTTTCCAAGTAGAGAAACAAGAATGCGTTTTAGTTTTTTGAAAGAATAGACTGTCTTTAGGAAAAGAGAGTATTTAGCAGCTAGTCAGCCAATACTAGTTTTTATGCAGGAGTTCTACAGTTGTTATTAGAGCTTTTACTTTAGTAGTTCCTATAGGTTGCAATTTTTTGGTGTTGATAGTAGAGGCCATTGGTAGTGCTGCTTCCCCTCCTTTTATCTCTTTTCCTTAACTGTtgatcaatttttgaatttgatagACACCTTTAACAGTTTTCCTACTTGTCAAGATGTTTCCTCAATGTGGCTGAAATTCCCTTGGTCCGTTCTGACATATCCAATTTTAACACTGATAGTGGCATCATAGCCTAGGCTTgtgtttcttttgattttgaatgcTAAAAATGTGTTTGTTGACAACAGGTTGATGCTAATGGGAAAGGAACATTGGACTATGGGGAATTTCTTGCTGTATCTCTCCATCTTCAAAGAATGGCCAATGATGAGCATCTTCGAAAGGCCTTTTCCTATTTTGACAAAGATGGCAATGGTTACATTGAGCCTGATGAGCTTCGGGATTCATTAATGGAGGATGGAGCAGATGATTGTACTAATGTTGCAAATGACATCTTCCAAGAAGTGGACACAGACAAGGTGATGACCTGTATGTTTTTGTcactaataaatttattaagcaTGTTTCAATTTGACTGACAATTCTTTTGTAAATGCAGGATGGACGCATCAGCTATGATGAATTCACAGCCATGATGAAAACTGGTACAGATTGGAGAAAGGCTTCTCGACATTACTCAAGAGGGAGATTCAACAGTCTAAGCATGAAGCTGATGAAGGATGGTTCTCTGAACTTGGGGAACGAGTAGGCATCATCATACCAGTTCTTTGTTTTGTTCATCCTTGCAAGAAAAAGTACCGAATCATTCCTTGTATATCTTTGGACTTTGCTTTCTCTTGTGATTATTTGCGGAGGAGGGCTCTTTGCATTGAATGGGGTCTTTTTTGCCTGGTGGTTTTACAAGGAATTATGGAGGGGCCAAGTTCATCTTGTTTGTCTCTGCTAATGTTAATCGTGGAAAACACCTTGTGGCCATAGAGTTAGGGGTGTATGATTCTCTCTTACCACTACCAACCTTTTTTGATTATTGTTTCTGGTTGACAGCATGGGATTGAATTGTGTAGTGCTTAATATATTCTTGTCTAAAGAAAATATGGTCTCTTGCCTCTTGCGTTTGGGGTTCCAAATAGAAGTTTACATCGGCATGCTTGGACATGTCTGGCACTTTGTAGGGTCATTTCAGCACTTGCCAATTGCGTTACAGCCGTCACACTTGGGAGGCTCTGGCCGCACCTTTCCAGTCCATGATCGGCTCGGAAGGCAGATTGCAGCCCATTGTCGAATAAAgcttcagtatagactgtttAGTAGTCCACTGGACCATAGGTTTCGAAAAGTCAACGACAGCCGACAGTGCTTAATTCTTGTGTTGGTGATGGGCGCTGGCTGATCATTATTCTGACTGTTTTTGCAGCCCAAGATTAACTCTTGGGTCGGTCTTGGGGCAAGCTTGATCGTTATTCAGAGTTCTGACCATATCTATCTAACCCAAGATTAGCTTGGAAGGTGGATTTTTGCCCACTGTTCCGTTAGCGTCGATAGAGTTGTCGACAGAGGTTGATTCTTGTGTGTAGGCAGGTTCAATGTTGATTCAGCGGCAGGTTAAATATAACTGTTAATTCTGTCCGAATCTTTCTAGCCTACGGCAGGCATAAGGAAGGTCTAACTTGCAATCAGTTCTCGGTTCAAACTTGATTGCCTTGCTGTGAATGTTGATGACTTTGTACATGTTGACAATTATTGGTGCATCGCTAGATGAAGATGATGCTTCTGAAATCAGTAAAACCCAAAAGCCAAAGCCATCcagcatttttcttttattctctctTCTGTTCTGCTTTCACCGTTGACATgttgacccagctatgtgggCAGTAAATAATAGCACTTCGAATCTTCTTCCTTGTACTGTAGCCAAGATATTACGTCGTCTCGAGGCATGTGCAATCCAATGTACAAAAGAAGCGGAAAGGGATGGGAGTTTGTTGAGACAAGCAGAACAAACGCAGATCTTTCCTCCTCACGCTTTGTTCGTAATTTGCATAGATGCTTCAAAGTCTTTGTTAGGCCGCAAAAAGAATATAAAGGTTGTGCCTCTCAAGTCTTTATCATGCACTGCAAGCAACATCGAAGGAGCCAAATCTGTCCTAACTTGCCGAAATTCTCTCTTCAAAACAAATACCATTAGTCACAGTCGCCACCTTGCTGCTGGCTATGAAGGTCCTTTTGCATCAATTTCTACTTGAAATACTTTGAGTAACCAGCGGGATTCTGCATGAGATCAATAGAAACCAACAAGGCTTCTTcgttcataattaattttgtaacacggatttatcatatgatataaactataaaaagagtttgtaaaagaaataatgaaTAGAGATAACATCTGTTCTAATATCATATAAAATCAATGAGATGAATATTTAGACATCTTGGAATTTCTTTATCATTGCTTTAATTACAACCACGACaaattataattagtttatctTCAGTCAAGTTTCAGGGGCTATTGCCTACTAACACCCGAGATACGTCAATGGTTTACGGGTCAATCATTGAAAGCAACTCATATTGTTTACAcagtaaaaaattttggataAGGTGTAGTGGGATTTGGTTGGTTTGCTTTAACTCTTCAATTGTAAGAGGCTTGAGACGAATTCCTTGGAGCAAAATACCAAGATTTTCAATGCGGAATTCAGATAAACATGCATACTCAACAGCAACTTTtagcaaccaaaaaaaaaagagagaaaagggtCAAAACTCAAAAGCACTAAGAAGGCGAAAAGATTGAAATGCTCTTGTATAATTCTTAACTCATCGTCATCGATCTAGATTAGTGTTAGTGGTTACTTGTATAACTTGTTCACATGCACTCACGACTTTTTTGCACCCCATTTCCCTTTCAGAAAAAGTTCTTTATCTTCGTCCAACATCACGAGGCAATGCTTTTCCAAAGGGCCATAAAGAGACTCTTACAGGGGCCAGTGACAAGCACACATGGTTCTCCTGGAAAACATTGTCGCAGCAGAAACGAAATAATtggctatatatatataaaaaaaaaagaacaaaagtaTTTCCAGGAGTTCACACTTCCACACAATTCCAACACATTTCCACACTGGACCTCCCCCGAGCCCTGGTTCATTGGGGGACCAAGGGCCTTCTTGGTGTCTTTGGCTTTGGCTCTATTAAGATCAGCTGCAGAAAAACATGCTCCACAAATGGACACTCAAAGCTAATTAGTATGAAAACTGCGTTTTTTCTGGACTGAGAAAGTCGTCCCATTCCatatatggtttgaatggCAACATTAATCATGCTAGGTTGCTATCATGATTCATGAAGAAATTTAGCAATTTGTTTTCCAAGCAAATCACttcattttgatttgattaacCTTGGGTCATTTCAACTTTCATCATACACATTAATAAGTAAACGAAACAAGAATCAATCATACAACCACGTGGTCATCCAATTTTCAGTCCACCATATTGATATAGAAATGTTAAAAGGTCAAAAAAGAGAGttgaaaaaattgtaaaacaaTAATAGCAAAAATACTCACTAATGTTCATattaattagaaattaaagaaaaaatcgATGCTCTCATCTTTTGACAAGAGAGAGCTTTGAATTTGTAACATGTAGAAATATGTCTTGTCTGGCCATGTTCTTGTAATTGATTAACATGAAGAAGCTAGAGTAAACAATAGCAGTGCagtgcttttctttttccttttcttttaattcctATCCTTTCCCTAATTAGTTAGATTATCATTTTTCAAAGGTTTACATCTTTACATTTAATAGAGTTATTACTTCAAAAACCAATTAACATATAATGATCTTCAAGAGAAATCGAGTCTAAGTCTTACGATTCATAAAGATaacaaaaacccaaaagaTAAAACATTATAGAATGACAAATAAATCTTTCAAGTGAATCATAAAATTCATCTCTTTTAATTAGCTGTTGTATcctaacaaaattaaaaaagtataTATGACACTATAAATAGTGGTACACGTACGTTGTATgagtttccttttttgtttgtcTGCAAAATTCATTGGGGATGGGGTGCGTGAAGGACGACTATGGAAGGGTATGGGACTTTTACTCCAAGAGCTTTGTTTTAGTATCGGACTTCCCTTTGCAATGCAAAATGTTTCACTCCTTTGCTTGCTACAAGCTCCCACTGCAAGAATACAATGAGTTGAATTTCGAGTCTTGCGCTCAGTACATATGGTATAAGATGAGATATTTATcgaaaaattctaaaaaataaaaataaattgtcCAATTTATATTGTCTGACGAATTATTAATTTCCAATGCATACTCTTAAAAGGGAATAATTGAACAaacaaattaatcaattagatTGGATTATCAGTCTCTACtttaaatagtaatattttatatttagagagaaaattgtgaaaaataactttctttttaagctcaattcaaaaatattattttttataattttaattatttttaatcaatttttgacATGAGTTGACAACAAtactttttaaacaattttagacAAGTTAAAATGATTTCAGTTTTCTCTATCCCGCCATGcagacaaaaattttaaaattaaattttgatttctcTTTCTGGTCAAATACTGTCTATCTCGCCATCCAAAGATGACATCaagctctttcttattttgttttatttttttagatgaTGAATCTTGGGGTTTTCAATGACGATGAACAGCGATTTTGCTCTTCTATGGTGATTGCAGGCAGCATAATGAATTTGGTAATTGGATGCTTTCTGGTGATGACTTGCTTCGAAACGTGTGCTGCAATGGAGATGCCTGTGTTGATGAGTTGGATTAAATTGGTTAAGGTGATGGGCtcagggaaaagaaataactaAAGTATGTTTGATGGGTTTTATGGTGGTTTACAGTTTTGTTGTGTCTGATATTGAGATGATTGTTAAGCATGCTTGCtaggaattttgattttttttgtaaaattttgaatttaaattgttcaagaaatattttgtaaatgagtatattttgtttttgcataAGGAGAGTGAGCAAGGCCCTCATGATAGGGATTTATTTTGTCTTGCTTTGGAGGATTATGGAGTTTTGtaacttatttttatgaaatgcataatttcatggcttagcaaaaaaaaaatatgtattttaGGTTATtgagtttattagtttattcaTAAAAGCCCAAAGTTAAGGAGTTGAAATTGATTAGACTGGTTTTTAAGTACTGCGAGACCGATTTTTAGACATTATGTGATTTAATCACTGCgtgattgatttttaggtattacgTAATTAGTtttaggtattgcgtgactaatttttaaataatgcCTTACTAACTAGTCATGCAACGCCTTATtaactagtcacgtaatgtcTATCAACTAGTCTCGTAATGCTTTGTCAAAAACTAATTACGCAATGTcatatcaaaaactagtcacgcaatacccAAAGTCAGTTACGCAATATCTAAAgttagtcacgcaatacctaaaaacTAATCACGTAATTctaaaaatcatcaaaactaCTGCATTCCATTTAATAAGATCAATAACTTTAAACGTTACaccatatttcatttaataacaTAATTAACGAATATGCCTACTTGACAaataatgctcaaaatgttcaaaagtttttcttcatatactaaaaattactccaaaatgcttaaaaatacTCAAAACACTCACAGATTTTCTTTGTGTATCAAAAACTGCTgtaaaatgctcaaaatgcttaaacttttttttttttagtaaagAATACTCTAGAAATGAATAGTTTGGCAAGGAAAGCTTAAAGAATATGAGTCGGCTTGAGACGCAAACTTAAACATACTTGACCCATTAATAGGTTTTGGGTTAAGGTGAGGAGCCAAATAAATGGGTCGATTTCATTAAAGGTAATTTTGtccaaattttaattctcttgGTAAAAAACAgttcaaattataaaaaagcTTATAGTCAAAAACACCTTATGCATggaatccatttaaaaaaagaactcTTATATTTATACCTTAACAATGCTCTACAAGATGATACATTCATTTCTTGGTGAAGAAATATCTTTCTACGTAAAGCAATTTCGAAACAATGTATTAGTATGTAGTACCTTAATTTCATTTAGAATTACACAATTGATTGGATCCCTGCTCGTCGTCCACTCCTCCTCCTAGGAAAACTTTGGATCACACTACAACAAATTTGACCTAAGACAgcacatttttaaaatgtgctactaaaaatatttttaataacacttttttttatattttttagaaCATTTTTGTAGATCTAATctcattatataaatttttagatgcattatgaataaaatataacgATAGGAATTGCATACATTAGCAAAAGTTgtacttttttatattactactaaatgtaaaaaaagtgaagttaaaagtttaaatagctacactttttaaaattttattatacaaaaaaatatatcgtCTAAAAAAGTGTGattaaaactcaatttttttgtagtgTCAAAAAGTTTGCACAAAGGACGTAGCATTCACCTTCCGAAAATGATGCATCAAAACCCACCAATTTCTATTAGGAAACTTCATGTGCCACACAGCTTTCGAGATATTGAAATcccattgaaataattttgttaaaaggACAAGGAAATCGACAGTTTTTAGCATCATTTTAGTGTTCTATGCAAGGAAGTCAAGGAAAGAATGAGacccttttattcttttcctaCTTCATTTTTGAATAAGACTCATGATATGATCGCATATATCTATACAAAGTGTAGCCCAATATAAACCATAGAGATCATTGCAATCAAAATCAACATTGCaatcaaaatcaaactcaagacatgacacaaaatcaatgcaaaatcttaaaaattagaaataaaatgaattacACGTGAACCCTATTTTCATCACATACATTTATAAGTAAACGAAACAAGAATCAATCATACAACCACATGGTCATCCAATTTTCAGTCCACCATATTGATATAGGAATGTTAAAAGGTCAAAAAAGAGAGttgaaaaaattgtaaaacaaTAATAGCAAAAATACTCACTAATGTTCATattaattagaaattaaagaaaaaatcgATGCTCTTATCTTTTGACAAGAGAGAGCTTTGAATTTGTAACATATAGAAATATGTCTTGTCTGGACTTGTTCTTGTAATTGATTAACATGTAGAAGCTAGAGTAAACATTAGCAGTGCAGTGCAGTGCtgtgcttttctttttcttttaataccTATTCTTTCCCTAATTAGTTAGATTATCATTTGTCAAAGGTTTACATCTTTACATTTAATAGAGTTTATTACTTCAAAAACCAATTAACATATAATGATCTTCAAGAGAAATCGAGTCTAAATCTTAAGATTCATAAAGATAACAAAAACccgaaaaataaaacattgtAGAATAACAAATAAATCTTTCAAGTGAATGACACAATTCGTCTCTCTTAATTAACTGTTGTATCGtaaaatattcttaaaaaaaaaaagaatatatgaCACTATAAATAGTAGTACATGTACGTTGTATgagtttccttttttgtttgtcTGCAAACTTCTTTGGACTTTTACTCCAAGAGCTTTGTTTTACTGTCGGACTTCCCTTTGCAATGCAAAATGTTCCACTCCTTTGCTTGCTACAAGATCCAATTGCAAGAATACAATGAGTTGAATTTCGAGTCTTGAGCTCGGTACATACGGTATAAGATGAGATATTTATcgaaaaattcttaaaaacgaaaataaattgtcaaatttatattgtctgatgaatttttaatttccaatGCATACTCTTAAAAGAGAATAATTGTACGaacaaattaatcaattagatCGGATTATCGGTCCCTACtttaaatagtaatattttatatttataccTTAACAATGCTCTACAAGATGATACATTCATTTCTTGATGAAGAAATATCTTTCTACGTAAAGCAATTCCGAAACAATGTATTAGTACGTAGTTCCTTAATTTCATAGAGAATCACACAATGGATTGGATCCCTGCTCATCGTCCACTACTCCTCTAGGAAAACTTTGGACAAAAAAAGTTTGCGCAAAGGACGGAGCATTCACTTCTGAAAATGATGCATCAAAACCCACCAATTTCTATGAGGAAACTTCATGTGCCATACAGCTTTTCGAGACATTGAAATcccattgaaataattttgttaaaaggACAAGGAAATCGACAGTTTTTAGCATCATTTTGGTGTTCTATGTAAGAAAAtcgaggaaagaaagagacccttctattcttttcctactttatttttgaataagaCTCATGATATGATGACATATATCTACAAAAAGTGTAGCACAATATAAACCATACAGATCATTGCAATCAAAATCAACATGTACCCTAGCTTGTTTTTCAATATGAATACTTTAAATacatttaaatttcatttttttccataACTTCGATGAAGGATTTGAAATTAAGTAAGTTATCTAATTGTTTAACCGACCGTCTTTGTACTTAATTTTTGCTAGAAATAAGTTGTTTTTAATCatagaaataaaatacatTATAGATTACATGCATGAGCTTTAAGTCCCTCTTGAAAGCAGGCAGCAAATTGATTAATGCAAAGCTGACTAGCTCAATATCTCTAGGGCATTCTTTTGAAAACATGCCATCCATATAATCAAGGGTACTTTTTTTTACTTCCTTTGAGGAAAGCAAACAAATTAATGCTATAACTATTATGCTGAAAGTTAATATGAATGTAATGATTTAGCAAACTAAGGAGATTATCAATTGAGTTATAAGTATTTTCCAccagaaaaacaagaaaaatcgtAACGCAGCAACTCGTGTTATATGTTCGAAATTCGATCTTTTctcatgatttttttcttcGTTCGTTGACATATCATTTTAATCACgtgtaaatatattttttatttagggtataaatgaataaaaaataattgaaaataaaaatgaaaaatggaataCACAAAGTCAA from Theobroma cacao cultivar B97-61/B2 chromosome 5, Criollo_cocoa_genome_V2, whole genome shotgun sequence carries:
- the LOC108660414 gene encoding calcium-dependent protein kinase 13: MGNCCRSPAAVAREDVKSNFSAHDHARKDSVSKQKPPITVLNGVPKENIEEKYLVDRELGRGEFGVTYLCIDRGTRELLACKSISKRKLRTAVDIEDVRREVAIMKHLPKNSSIVSLKEACEDDNAVHLVMELCEGGELFDRIVARGHYTERAAAAVTRTIVEVVQLCHKHGVIHRDLKPENFLFANKKENSPLKAIDFGLSIFFKPGERFSEIVGSPYYMAPEVLKRNYGPEIDIWSAGVILYILLCGVPPFWAESEQGVAQAILRGLIDFKRDPWPNISESAKSLVRQMLEPDPKLRLTAKQVLEHPWLQNATKAPNVPLGDVVKSRLKQFSMMNRFKRKALRVIAEFLSIEEVEDIKEMFKKMDTDNDGIVSIEELKAGFRNFGSHLAESEVQMLIEAVDANGKGTLDYGEFLAVSLHLQRMANDEHLRKAFSYFDKDGNGYIEPDELRDSLMEDGADDCTNVANDIFQEVDTDKDGRISYDEFTAMMKTGTDWRKASRHYSRGRFNSLSMKLMKDGSLNLGNE